From Effusibacillus pohliae DSM 22757, a single genomic window includes:
- a CDS encoding GT-D fold domain-containing protein yields MNTSDRTMLSTEQVIQFIDQAVCKKVPFCLVRVGDGENIVLAQRFVMPINRVLKTRWGRLSQKTNRKGIRLPNERARDQMIEALKRADLVGIPHYEERELLAPQKYLRPLTDQCFKKYGIRPQFVCHTLVNRHLVEKKSFWEMLQGRRVAVISKWADPFAKLVEKEYGDFDIQIVARIPFSHYDQIDQTVREMKRVKCDIVLISAGVNAVILAEKLAREQGRVAIDFGKSAMFMVKRNARIRPWRGEPTT; encoded by the coding sequence ATGAACACTTCAGACAGGACAATGTTGTCAACCGAACAGGTGATTCAGTTTATCGACCAGGCCGTTTGCAAAAAAGTGCCGTTTTGTCTGGTGCGGGTCGGGGACGGGGAAAATATTGTGCTGGCGCAGCGGTTTGTCATGCCGATCAACCGTGTGCTGAAGACGCGCTGGGGGCGTCTATCCCAAAAGACGAACCGAAAAGGGATTCGGCTGCCGAACGAACGTGCCCGCGATCAGATGATCGAGGCGCTGAAACGGGCCGATCTGGTCGGAATTCCCCATTATGAGGAACGCGAGCTCCTAGCCCCGCAAAAATACCTCCGGCCGCTCACCGATCAATGTTTCAAAAAGTACGGCATCCGTCCCCAATTTGTCTGCCATACGCTGGTCAACCGGCACTTGGTTGAGAAAAAGAGCTTCTGGGAAATGCTTCAGGGACGCAGGGTGGCAGTCATTTCAAAATGGGCGGATCCGTTTGCAAAGCTGGTGGAGAAGGAATATGGGGATTTTGACATTCAAATCGTGGCGAGGATCCCGTTTTCCCATTATGACCAAATCGATCAGACCGTTCGCGAAATGAAACGTGTAAAATGCGACATTGTGCTGATCTCGGCAGGCGTCAATGCGGTGATTCTTGCGGAAAAACTTGCCCGAGAACAAGGCCGGGTTGCGATCGATTTTGGAAAATCGGCGATGTTTATGGTCAAACGAAACGCACGGATTCGACCTTGGAGAGGTGAACCCACAACATGA
- a CDS encoding peptidylprolyl isomerase, translated as MANGGTIEIELFDKDAPNTVANFEKLANEGFYDGLTFHRVIKGFVAQGGCPYGTGTGGPGYTIKCEINPNKHKRGTVAMAHAGRDTGGSQFYICYEPQPHLDGHHTVFGQVVKGMEVVDEIRQGDKMAKVTVVEE; from the coding sequence ATGGCGAACGGCGGAACGATTGAAATCGAGTTGTTTGACAAGGATGCTCCCAATACGGTAGCGAACTTCGAGAAATTGGCGAATGAAGGGTTCTATGACGGACTGACGTTTCACCGGGTGATCAAAGGGTTTGTGGCGCAAGGAGGTTGCCCGTACGGAACGGGTACCGGCGGTCCGGGCTATACGATCAAATGCGAAATCAACCCAAACAAACATAAACGGGGGACTGTCGCCATGGCGCATGCCGGCCGTGATACGGGCGGCAGCCAATTTTACATCTGTTATGAACCGCAACCGCATCTGGATGGCCATCACACCGTGTTCGGACAGGTTGTAAAAGGCATGGAAGTGGTGGACGAAATTCGGCAAGGCGACAAAATGGCGAAAGTCACCGTCGTCGAGGAGTAA
- a CDS encoding carbon-nitrogen family hydrolase, which produces MEKLRIAIIQMDIAFGDVETNRRRTDAMIREAAGNKPDLILLPELWTTAYDLTRIEQLADDQGRETKQQMSRLARELNVNILAGSVAELRGGRVYNTTFLFDRSGRHTATYSKLHLFRLMDEEKYLHAGDRLGRIEIEGIPCSTMICYDLRFPELSRALALSGAKILFLPAEWPHPRLHHWRTLQMARAIENQMFVVSCNRVGRAGDTEFFGHSMVVDPWGEILLEAGEEEGIFQAEIDLAAVDSVRERIPIFEDRRPDVYETSK; this is translated from the coding sequence ATGGAGAAACTGCGGATTGCGATCATTCAGATGGACATCGCGTTCGGTGATGTGGAAACGAATCGCCGGCGGACGGACGCGATGATCCGGGAAGCCGCCGGAAACAAACCGGACCTGATTTTGTTGCCGGAACTTTGGACAACCGCCTACGATCTCACCCGCATCGAACAGTTGGCTGACGATCAGGGGCGGGAAACGAAACAACAGATGTCCCGGCTCGCCCGGGAACTCAACGTGAACATTCTCGCCGGATCGGTTGCCGAACTGCGCGGCGGGCGGGTGTACAACACCACATTTTTGTTTGACCGCAGCGGCCGCCACACGGCCACCTATTCGAAACTGCACCTGTTTCGCCTGATGGACGAGGAAAAATATCTGCACGCGGGAGACCGGTTGGGGCGAATCGAGATTGAAGGGATTCCCTGCAGCACGATGATCTGTTACGATCTGCGGTTTCCCGAACTTTCCCGCGCGCTTGCCCTGTCCGGCGCGAAAATCCTCTTCCTGCCGGCCGAATGGCCGCATCCCCGCTTGCATCACTGGCGGACGCTGCAAATGGCACGAGCGATCGAAAATCAGATGTTCGTCGTCTCCTGCAACCGGGTCGGCCGGGCTGGCGATACGGAATTTTTCGGCCATTCGATGGTGGTCGATCCGTGGGGGGAAATCCTGTTGGAAGCGGGAGAAGAGGAAGGAATCTTCCAGGCGGAAATCGATCTTGCCGCGGTCGACTCGGTGCGCGAGCGTATTCCAATTTTCGAAGACAGACGGCCGGATGTGTACGAAACATCCAAATAA
- a CDS encoding HipA family kinase codes for MQPVAYKRCFPGKSGAHLIAFDDGREYVVKFLKPGFERTLANEWIAYCLARFLQLPVPPAKLVEIPPSFCRSVPALATVPPTQKQFASLYIDGCVDGTAADVQYVVNHRSLPGIILLDYWLCNRDRTRKNILLQEQGPGTYYLWMIDQAEIFGSYGWMLPHLETLPVGILKSAVHQLMARFIEEERQFYEQLDVIQTIPSLLLEEILAFVPNDWGLTSVDKRGIISTLLYRRQKSLPHLVHKFIKNVYRPLHTQLDGET; via the coding sequence ATGCAGCCTGTTGCCTACAAGCGATGCTTCCCAGGAAAATCGGGTGCCCATTTGATCGCCTTTGATGATGGTCGCGAGTATGTGGTCAAGTTTCTGAAGCCCGGCTTCGAGCGAACGCTGGCAAATGAATGGATCGCCTATTGCCTGGCCCGATTTTTGCAACTTCCCGTCCCACCAGCCAAACTGGTAGAGATTCCCCCGTCGTTTTGCCGCAGTGTACCGGCCTTGGCCACAGTCCCTCCGACCCAAAAACAGTTTGCGTCCCTCTACATCGACGGCTGTGTGGACGGAACCGCAGCGGATGTGCAATATGTGGTGAACCACCGCTCCCTCCCGGGCATCATCCTGCTCGACTACTGGCTGTGCAATCGAGACAGGACACGAAAAAATATTTTGCTGCAGGAACAGGGACCGGGCACTTACTATTTGTGGATGATCGACCAGGCGGAAATTTTCGGATCCTACGGGTGGATGCTGCCACACCTGGAAACGCTTCCGGTCGGCATCCTGAAAAGTGCGGTGCATCAACTGATGGCCCGCTTTATCGAAGAGGAACGGCAATTTTATGAACAGTTGGATGTCATTCAGACGATCCCTTCCCTTCTGTTGGAGGAGATCCTTGCGTTTGTACCGAATGACTGGGGCTTGACAAGCGTTGACAAACGTGGAATCATCTCCACACTTCTATACCGCAGACAAAAAAGCCTGCCTCATTTGGTGCATAAATTCATCAAAAATGTATACCGGCCGTTGCACACGCAACTGGATGGAGAAACGTGA
- a CDS encoding UDP-glucose dehydrogenase family protein, protein MNITVIGSGYVGTTTAVVLAALHHRVFGADIDSAKVAKLKQGILPFVEPGLDQLLAEMLKTGRLVFTDQIEAAIQASDIILIAVGTPPRPDGTADISFLMSAADTIAHSINGYKVIAVKSTVPVGTNRWLADYLSRKIGDPSLFDLVSNPEFLREGSALYDSFHPDRTVLGGISQRAIQLMKDAYKPLIGRLLVTDWETAELIKYASNSFLATKISFINEMARIADRAGADVTQVAKGMGMDRRIGTEFLQAGIGYGGSCFPKDVKALIATAKELGVGAEILETVERVNQTQSDLYLRKLTEALRGTAKEPWVIAVFGLTFKRDTDDQRESPAIRIVEQLLADCQEIRILDPTVEFPSQTPWPDERKVVVCQTVEEALSAADAAFLCTDWEMFATIDWGEAARCMRTPILVDGRNLYDPETIRAAGVRYLGLGRGGVP, encoded by the coding sequence ATGAACATTACGGTAATCGGGTCCGGTTATGTTGGTACCACAACGGCAGTTGTTCTGGCCGCGTTGCACCATCGGGTTTTCGGGGCCGATATTGATTCGGCCAAAGTGGCAAAATTGAAGCAGGGAATTCTTCCGTTTGTCGAACCGGGACTGGATCAGTTGCTGGCGGAAATGCTCAAAACCGGCCGGCTGGTTTTTACCGATCAGATTGAAGCGGCGATTCAGGCGAGCGACATCATTTTGATAGCGGTCGGCACTCCGCCGCGTCCGGACGGTACAGCCGACATTTCTTTCCTAATGAGTGCGGCCGACACCATCGCACATTCGATCAACGGTTACAAAGTGATTGCGGTAAAAAGCACGGTTCCGGTCGGAACCAACAGGTGGCTGGCCGATTACTTGAGCCGCAAAATCGGCGATCCAAGCCTGTTTGATCTTGTCTCCAATCCGGAATTTCTAAGAGAAGGTTCGGCACTCTACGACTCGTTTCATCCGGATCGAACGGTGCTGGGAGGGATCAGCCAACGGGCGATTCAATTGATGAAGGATGCTTATAAGCCCCTGATCGGCCGCCTGCTTGTCACCGACTGGGAAACGGCGGAGCTGATCAAGTATGCCTCCAATTCCTTCCTCGCCACCAAAATTTCGTTTATTAATGAAATGGCACGAATCGCGGACCGGGCCGGGGCAGATGTGACGCAGGTGGCAAAAGGAATGGGCATGGACCGGCGGATCGGGACTGAATTTTTGCAAGCCGGCATTGGGTATGGAGGATCCTGTTTTCCGAAAGATGTGAAAGCGTTGATCGCAACCGCAAAAGAACTGGGGGTGGGGGCGGAGATACTGGAAACGGTGGAACGGGTAAATCAGACCCAATCCGATCTGTATCTGCGAAAACTAACGGAAGCGCTGCGGGGGACTGCCAAAGAACCTTGGGTGATCGCGGTGTTTGGCTTGACATTTAAGCGGGACACGGATGATCAGCGGGAATCGCCGGCAATCCGAATCGTCGAACAGTTGTTGGCGGACTGCCAGGAAATCCGGATTCTCGATCCTACCGTGGAATTCCCCAGCCAAACTCCTTGGCCGGACGAACGGAAAGTCGTCGTCTGCCAAACAGTCGAAGAAGCGCTTTCGGCCGCCGATGCCGCCTTTCTGTGCACGGATTGGGAGATGTTTGCTACAATCGATTGGGGCGAAGCTGCCCGCTGCATGCGGACGCCGATTCTGGTCGACGGGCGGAACCTGTATGACCCCGAAACCATTCGGGCGGCAGGCGTCCGCTATCTCGGATTGGGAAGAGGAGGCGTACCATGA
- a CDS encoding glycosyltransferase produces MVKVAVVRSWYLPLSETFIYSELVNLRVVSPVVCTKRILNLKHFPFHPIFQFKRLPDLERILREQNIDLIHARFGTTGAEILNVKKKLGLPMLTSFHGFDLPSNRVSLAKYKGNLQRLFAEGEAFTVTSENMREVLLRFGCPSEKIRVHHSGIDVDRFAFKQRTFPADGKIILLSVGRLVEKKGMNYLLDAFHKVQQEYPNICLRIAGDGPYRERLRQQARSLRIQHKVEFLGEIPHQKVAEAMQQAHLFALASVTTRNGNQEGIPNVLKEAMATGLPVVATSHAGIPELVKHKKSGYLVRERDSAELAKRLLDLIRNPHKWGKMGEKGRKTVIKSFRLQTQVLELEKMYADILTNR; encoded by the coding sequence ATGGTCAAGGTTGCAGTCGTACGTTCCTGGTATCTGCCGCTCAGCGAAACGTTTATTTATTCGGAACTGGTCAATCTCAGAGTGGTTTCACCGGTTGTTTGCACCAAGCGCATTCTGAATCTCAAACACTTCCCGTTTCACCCGATTTTCCAATTCAAGCGGTTACCCGACCTGGAGAGAATTCTCCGCGAACAGAACATTGACCTGATTCATGCCAGATTCGGCACCACGGGGGCGGAAATCCTCAATGTCAAAAAAAAGCTGGGGCTTCCCATGCTGACTTCCTTTCACGGATTTGACCTTCCCTCCAACCGGGTCTCTCTCGCCAAATACAAAGGCAATTTGCAGCGCCTCTTTGCGGAAGGAGAGGCGTTTACGGTTACGTCCGAAAACATGCGGGAGGTGCTGCTCAGATTCGGTTGCCCCTCGGAGAAAATCCGCGTCCACCACAGCGGAATCGATGTGGACCGGTTTGCGTTCAAACAACGAACATTTCCGGCGGATGGCAAAATCATTTTGCTATCTGTGGGGCGGTTGGTCGAGAAGAAGGGAATGAACTATCTGCTTGATGCATTTCACAAGGTGCAGCAGGAATATCCCAATATCTGCCTGCGGATTGCGGGCGATGGACCGTACCGCGAACGTTTGCGGCAGCAGGCGAGAAGCCTCCGCATCCAGCACAAAGTGGAGTTTCTGGGGGAGATTCCGCATCAGAAGGTGGCGGAAGCAATGCAACAGGCGCATCTGTTTGCGCTTGCGAGCGTCACGACCCGCAATGGCAACCAGGAGGGGATTCCCAATGTCCTAAAGGAAGCGATGGCGACCGGACTGCCGGTGGTTGCCACATCGCACGCCGGTATCCCCGAACTGGTCAAACACAAAAAATCAGGATACTTGGTACGGGAGCGGGACAGTGCGGAGTTGGCCAAGCGGTTGCTTGACCTGATCAGGAATCCTCATAAATGGGGAAAAATGGGCGAAAAAGGCAGGAAAACGGTGATCAAATCGTTTCGATTACAGACACAGGTTCTGGAGTTGGAAAAGATGTATGCCGACATTCTCACAAACCGATAG
- a CDS encoding YheC/YheD family endospore coat-associated protein, with the protein MEIQTADLGVLLNHSQLCGALRGRYQFEYLPFYSEAAEKAGVTVVFFSNRSLLGETGYTYAYVWNPDTNTYEQGVYKIPSVVHNRALLLKKGGKQIYSFIARDGTILYNRIMRFDKWEVHRHLVQNPQTAQYIPDTERLRSDRQILSWLRKYQTVYLKPRSGSLGWGVVRLRLSDAGLIVSRTVAGCSRHHTVPLETIAGIRHKIGKRPYLIQEAIPLIQLDEQPIDFRVTVQKGEKGEWTISGAVAKIGVPNAHATNLAVGARAAEAKQVLDSVFSKSEAAEVYRDLKKASLRIARQMEQIGPEIADLGLDLAVTEDGKVKFIEANGRDLRIAFHKANQRQMWRNTFYTPILYGAYLLRKRGSGK; encoded by the coding sequence ATGGAGATCCAAACCGCTGATCTTGGCGTTCTGTTGAATCATTCACAGCTATGCGGTGCGCTTCGCGGCCGCTACCAGTTTGAATACCTCCCCTTTTATTCGGAAGCGGCGGAAAAAGCGGGAGTGACCGTCGTATTCTTCTCCAACCGTTCACTTCTGGGTGAAACCGGATATACGTACGCCTACGTCTGGAATCCGGATACAAATACTTATGAACAGGGTGTCTACAAAATTCCTTCCGTGGTGCACAACCGCGCCCTCCTATTGAAGAAAGGCGGCAAGCAGATTTATTCCTTCATTGCCCGTGACGGAACCATCTTATACAACCGAATCATGCGGTTTGACAAATGGGAAGTTCACCGCCATCTCGTCCAGAACCCTCAAACCGCGCAATATATACCGGATACGGAACGATTACGTTCCGACAGACAGATTCTATCGTGGTTGCGGAAGTACCAGACCGTTTATTTGAAACCGCGCAGCGGAAGCCTGGGGTGGGGAGTGGTTCGCCTGCGGTTGTCGGATGCAGGATTGATTGTGTCAAGGACAGTGGCGGGGTGCTCCCGCCACCATACGGTGCCCCTCGAAACAATCGCCGGGATCCGGCACAAAATTGGCAAACGCCCCTATCTGATCCAGGAAGCCATTCCGTTGATTCAGCTTGACGAGCAGCCGATTGATTTTCGGGTTACGGTGCAAAAGGGGGAGAAAGGAGAGTGGACAATTTCCGGGGCCGTAGCAAAGATAGGGGTGCCAAACGCCCATGCGACAAATCTCGCGGTCGGGGCAAGAGCGGCTGAAGCAAAACAGGTATTGGATAGTGTCTTTTCGAAGTCGGAGGCGGCCGAGGTTTACCGCGACCTGAAAAAGGCTTCTCTGCGGATTGCTCGCCAAATGGAACAGATCGGTCCCGAAATCGCCGATTTGGGATTAGACTTGGCGGTCACGGAGGATGGCAAGGTCAAATTCATTGAAGCGAACGGCAGGGATTTAAGAATTGCATTTCACAAGGCCAACCAACGGCAAATGTGGAGAAATACGTTTTACACTCCGATCCTGTACGGCGCCTATTTGCTGCGAAAAAGGGGAAGCGGCAAATGA
- a CDS encoding NAD-dependent epimerase/dehydratase family protein: protein MKIIVTGAAGFIGSHLTERLLAEGHRVIGIDMFHQPQWNRFKRFNLAGALQHPNFTLIEGDLLQLDLAKIVADDTDVVFHQAAIAGVRNSWGANFQAYVELNILATQRLLEACKDRGIKKFVYASSSSVYGGTNGPTPEDTPPQPISPYGVSKLAGEHLVRMYHLEYGLPTTSLRYFTVYGPRQRPDMAFHKFLKAVLQGQPIPVYGNGQQTRDFTYVTDVVEANVQAMNWQEHGNVFNIGGAERASVLEVLDVIREVTGRQVEIEWLPRQSGDPLCTWADISLVSRKLGYHPQVTLRQGLAKEWEYIREIYAAAQT, encoded by the coding sequence ATGAAGATCATTGTAACGGGAGCGGCCGGTTTTATCGGTTCGCATCTGACTGAGCGGCTGTTGGCGGAGGGACATCGGGTAATCGGCATCGACATGTTCCATCAGCCGCAGTGGAACCGTTTCAAGCGGTTCAATTTGGCCGGGGCGCTGCAACATCCAAACTTCACTTTGATCGAAGGTGATCTGCTGCAACTTGATTTGGCCAAAATCGTGGCGGATGATACGGATGTGGTGTTTCATCAGGCGGCGATAGCGGGAGTGCGAAATAGCTGGGGAGCCAATTTTCAGGCATATGTGGAACTGAACATTCTGGCCACGCAGCGATTGCTTGAAGCGTGCAAGGATCGGGGGATCAAGAAGTTTGTGTACGCCTCGTCGTCCTCGGTATACGGCGGAACCAACGGTCCGACGCCGGAGGACACGCCGCCGCAGCCGATTTCGCCGTACGGTGTGAGCAAGCTGGCGGGTGAGCATCTGGTTCGCATGTATCATCTGGAATATGGGCTGCCGACGACCAGTCTGCGTTATTTTACCGTATACGGGCCCAGACAACGACCCGACATGGCGTTTCACAAGTTCCTGAAAGCGGTGTTGCAGGGACAGCCGATTCCGGTCTACGGGAACGGTCAACAAACGCGCGATTTTACTTATGTTACGGACGTTGTGGAAGCGAACGTGCAAGCGATGAATTGGCAGGAACACGGAAACGTGTTCAACATCGGCGGCGCGGAGAGAGCGTCGGTGCTCGAGGTGCTAGATGTGATCCGCGAGGTGACGGGACGGCAGGTGGAGATTGAATGGTTGCCGCGGCAGTCCGGCGATCCGCTGTGCACTTGGGCGGACATTTCGCTGGTGAGCCGGAAGCTCGGATATCACCCGCAAGTCACATTGCGCCAAGGGTTGGCGAAAGAGTGGGAGTACATCCGGGAAATCTATGCGGCGGCGCAAACCTGA
- a CDS encoding glycosyltransferase, with amino-acid sequence MVDYIVGRNLGHLNRCVANVEKSMEIGSLPVRIHAFPPAHEWLRNNLPSCRLRAFSGAQLKNCREWFLKQDLIFHDWREEVRLLKQKRQQDGPILAGIYHSELAVSPDDTELTRKFKQQIQNIAQQTTDLFFHINLRLPEKLPDLSVYYVPIPPIVRNLTQTPGQVKKRLGIPEDEPFILVQMGGGIGKYRYRFIVDWYNKINRLKTSYRIVVASQLEPVDYEFAPPIIQAPLFENGRDLVNAASLVVSKPGMGILIDCITTGTPLLALPADTKERLVKNMMLAELVGSDVCIASNRFTADDLAKRIAEIVQYSSYFEQKFNKIPQTGAEVVARSMHVLAGRRLDELPDLFGKILEFTPFHSA; translated from the coding sequence ATGGTCGACTATATCGTTGGACGCAACCTGGGGCATTTGAACCGGTGTGTGGCGAATGTCGAAAAAAGCATGGAGATCGGTTCGTTACCAGTTCGTATTCACGCGTTCCCTCCGGCGCATGAGTGGCTTCGCAACAATCTCCCAAGCTGCAGACTTAGAGCGTTTTCCGGAGCCCAGTTGAAAAACTGCAGGGAATGGTTTCTGAAACAGGACCTGATCTTTCATGACTGGCGGGAAGAGGTACGGCTGCTTAAGCAAAAACGGCAACAAGACGGCCCGATTCTGGCCGGGATTTATCACAGTGAACTGGCGGTCTCGCCGGACGATACGGAATTGACGCGAAAGTTCAAACAGCAGATCCAAAACATCGCCCAACAAACAACCGATCTGTTTTTTCACATCAATTTACGACTGCCGGAGAAGCTTCCAGATCTCTCCGTGTACTATGTGCCGATTCCTCCCATTGTCCGTAACCTGACACAAACTCCCGGGCAAGTCAAAAAGAGATTGGGCATCCCGGAGGATGAACCGTTTATTCTCGTGCAGATGGGGGGCGGCATCGGCAAGTACCGATACCGATTCATTGTAGATTGGTACAACAAAATCAACCGGCTGAAAACCTCGTACCGGATCGTGGTGGCGAGTCAGTTGGAGCCGGTCGATTACGAGTTTGCGCCCCCGATCATTCAGGCGCCCTTGTTTGAAAATGGGAGAGATTTGGTGAACGCCGCGTCGCTCGTGGTGAGCAAGCCTGGAATGGGAATCCTGATCGATTGCATCACGACTGGCACCCCGCTCTTGGCATTGCCGGCGGATACGAAGGAGCGGCTCGTCAAAAACATGATGCTGGCGGAACTGGTGGGGAGCGATGTATGCATCGCTTCAAACCGGTTCACCGCTGACGATCTGGCAAAACGGATTGCAGAGATCGTGCAGTATAGCAGCTACTTCGAACAGAAATTCAATAAAATTCCACAAACTGGAGCAGAGGTGGTCGCCCGCTCGATGCATGTACTGGCCGGCCGCCGGCTCGATGAACTGCCCGACCTGTTTGGTAAAATCCTGGAATTCACCCCGTTTCACAGTGCATGA
- a CDS encoding glycosyltransferase family 2 protein yields the protein MPTISVVIPTYNRAAYVCQAIDSILNQTYRDFEILVVDDGSTDSTRKQVAAFGDQVRYIHQANRGPSAARNIGILHAKGEYIAFCDSDDRFLPEKLEKQLNYIRNHPNCRFLYSWYYNVDQRGQITKLRKPRACKSREHLQYCLFTRKFTIRTSTVLVHKRCFKRAGLFNEKYWYSQDWDMWMRLAAYYRGHCLQEPLAEYRQHDDNRSRLSVKIYHPEIRASILKLYGWNEAKLKQLAKLYDKKRHGRQANGDPNR from the coding sequence ATGCCCACAATCAGCGTTGTGATTCCGACATACAACCGGGCAGCCTATGTCTGCCAAGCGATCGACAGCATCCTGAACCAGACGTACCGCGATTTTGAAATTCTCGTGGTGGATGATGGCTCCACTGATTCTACACGTAAGCAGGTCGCAGCGTTTGGGGATCAGGTCCGCTACATCCACCAGGCCAACCGGGGGCCGTCTGCCGCCAGAAACATCGGTATTTTGCACGCGAAAGGCGAGTATATCGCGTTTTGCGATTCGGATGACCGGTTTCTGCCGGAAAAGCTGGAAAAACAGCTGAACTATATCCGCAATCATCCAAACTGCCGGTTTCTTTACAGTTGGTATTACAACGTCGATCAACGGGGACAAATCACCAAACTGCGAAAACCCCGCGCCTGCAAGAGCCGGGAACATTTGCAGTATTGCCTCTTCACCCGCAAGTTCACAATCCGCACATCGACGGTGTTGGTTCACAAGAGATGTTTTAAGAGGGCGGGACTCTTCAATGAAAAGTACTGGTATTCCCAGGATTGGGACATGTGGATGCGACTGGCTGCTTACTACCGCGGCCACTGCCTGCAGGAACCGCTGGCCGAATACCGGCAGCACGATGATAACAGAAGCCGATTGAGCGTCAAAATCTATCATCCGGAAATACGGGCTTCCATTTTGAAGTTGTACGGTTGGAACGAAGCGAAACTCAAACAATTGGCCAAATTGTACGATAAAAAGCGCCATGGGAGGCAGGCCAATGGAGATCCAAACCGCTGA
- a CDS encoding glycosyltransferase family 4 protein has protein sequence MKILVIWRLLTVGGVNAGWRNRAMYFQKHGIVTEFLYTTDLGGMHIMQDVAPVYLTKVEQEIVGVIERNSYDAIVVVDTGDAYRWIRKANFTGPVIVEVRTPEILKLKPHVQGFAGVRPAAFVVPSCYQKRLASILVDDIPIEVIYNGVDLSFFHPIPFDQIHYDTEPFLPSGKKIVGWIGRLDKRKNWPLLLRIARLIRKERDDIEFWVIGGAQSVQRDEFAAKWKEEQLTEIVKWFPVVPYQEMPHVYAKIRQSGGCTLATTKGESFGNTFIESMACGVPVVAPKITSIPELVLQGETGRLYREEHARGATRQIYRVVDNPTVYHLMSQAAVERAQNQFAINRCAEAYIRLLKRVVVEGGRL, from the coding sequence TTGAAGATTCTTGTTATCTGGCGTCTGTTGACGGTAGGCGGTGTGAATGCCGGTTGGCGGAACCGTGCGATGTATTTTCAAAAACATGGGATTGTCACCGAATTTCTGTACACAACCGATCTTGGCGGCATGCACATCATGCAGGACGTTGCTCCCGTTTACCTGACAAAAGTGGAGCAAGAGATTGTCGGAGTGATTGAACGCAATTCGTATGATGCGATTGTCGTTGTCGATACAGGAGACGCCTATCGCTGGATTCGGAAGGCGAATTTTACCGGTCCGGTGATCGTTGAAGTGCGAACGCCGGAGATTTTAAAGCTGAAACCACATGTGCAAGGGTTTGCGGGCGTCCGGCCGGCCGCGTTTGTCGTCCCCTCCTGCTACCAGAAGCGGCTGGCTTCGATTCTGGTTGACGACATCCCGATCGAAGTGATTTACAACGGTGTGGATCTCTCATTCTTTCACCCCATCCCGTTCGATCAGATTCATTATGACACGGAACCGTTTTTGCCGAGCGGAAAAAAGATTGTCGGCTGGATCGGCCGGCTTGACAAGCGGAAAAATTGGCCGTTGCTGTTGCGAATTGCCCGTTTGATCAGGAAAGAACGAGATGACATCGAGTTCTGGGTAATCGGCGGTGCGCAAAGCGTGCAGCGGGACGAATTTGCCGCAAAGTGGAAGGAGGAGCAGCTGACCGAGATCGTAAAATGGTTCCCGGTCGTGCCCTATCAGGAGATGCCGCATGTCTATGCAAAGATTCGGCAGTCGGGCGGCTGCACACTGGCGACGACAAAAGGGGAGTCGTTCGGCAACACGTTCATCGAGTCGATGGCATGCGGTGTACCTGTCGTCGCCCCCAAAATCACCTCCATTCCCGAATTGGTCTTGCAGGGCGAAACGGGTCGCCTGTACCGGGAGGAACATGCACGCGGGGCAACCCGCCAAATTTACCGCGTGGTTGACAACCCGACTGTCTATCATCTGATGTCACAGGCGGCTGTCGAGCGGGCGCAAAACCAGTTTGCGATCAACCGTTGCGCCGAAGCCTATATCCGCCTGCTGAAGCGGGTTGTAGTGGAAGGGGGCCGCCTGTGA